A single Bifidobacterium asteroides DNA region contains:
- a CDS encoding carbohydrate ABC transporter permease gives MSEVEGSTVRVPAPARAQGPGGTSESRTGERPHRPDWRGWKFMGPFVLVFVFVFVLPVLYAIYLSLYEKRMIGGNVFVGLANYARLIKDGQFWSSVGRVALFTVVQVPIMLLLAALMALALDSLKLHGTRFFRITTFLPYAVPAVVAALMWGFIYGTKYGMVGSLNQWLGTHIDVLQPSVLLAAIGNINTWEFTGYNMLIFYSSLSTVPHSLYEAAAIDGASEWQIVRSIKVPELKSSLVITVIFSIIGSFQLFNEPSVLQTMVPGNAITTYYTPNMYAYNLSFMGGQSNYAAALAIVMAIITMVAAYAVQLRGMKEQMQ, from the coding sequence ATGAGTGAAGTCGAAGGTTCGACTGTGCGGGTTCCGGCCCCCGCGCGGGCTCAAGGCCCTGGCGGAACCAGCGAGAGTCGCACTGGGGAGCGGCCTCACAGGCCCGACTGGCGTGGATGGAAGTTCATGGGACCCTTTGTCCTGGTCTTCGTATTCGTTTTCGTCCTGCCGGTGCTCTATGCCATCTACCTGAGTCTGTATGAGAAGCGCATGATCGGAGGGAACGTCTTTGTGGGTCTGGCCAATTACGCCAGGCTGATCAAGGACGGGCAGTTCTGGTCATCAGTTGGCCGTGTGGCGCTCTTCACTGTGGTTCAGGTGCCCATCATGCTCCTTCTGGCGGCATTGATGGCGCTGGCCTTGGACTCGCTCAAGCTGCACGGTACGCGCTTCTTCAGAATCACCACCTTCTTGCCCTATGCGGTGCCTGCTGTGGTGGCGGCTCTGATGTGGGGGTTCATCTACGGCACCAAGTACGGAATGGTGGGTTCCTTGAATCAATGGCTGGGCACGCATATCGATGTTCTGCAGCCCAGCGTGCTTCTGGCCGCCATCGGCAACATCAATACCTGGGAGTTCACGGGCTACAATATGCTGATTTTCTATTCCTCGCTGTCGACTGTGCCGCACTCGCTCTATGAGGCAGCGGCCATCGACGGGGCCTCGGAGTGGCAGATCGTGCGCAGCATCAAGGTTCCTGAACTCAAGAGCTCCCTGGTCATCACGGTCATCTTCAGCATCATCGGCAGTTTCCAGCTCTTCAATGAGCCCTCGGTCCTGCAGACCATGGTTCCAGGAAATGCGATTACCACCTATTACACCCCCAATATGTATGCCTACAACCTGAGCTTCATGGGCGGTCAGAGCAATTACGCGGCGGCCTTGGCCATCGTCATGGCCATCATTACCATGGTCGCTGCCTACGCCGTCCAGCTCAGGGGAATGAAGGAGCAGATGCAATGA